Below is a genomic region from Lentisphaerota bacterium.
AGCTTGGCCAGGCATAGCCCCAGGTTGCCATGCGTCGGCGCGTTTCGGTCATTCATGGCGGCCGACGTGCGGAAACCAGCCAGCGCCTGGTCCCACTTGCCCTGTTCCATCAGCGCATACGCGCGGTCGAAAGCCTCCTGCGATTCCAGATAGGTGTCCAGATCGGTTCTGTTCTGCTTGAAGATGGCGGCAGCGACATCCGCCAGAAACCGCTTCGCCTGAGCCACCTCCGGCTCCTTTGGATCGCTCACCTCCACAACCTTGCGATAACCCCGGATCGCGCCGGCTATATCCAACTCCTTCTGGCAGGCGACGGCCTTGTTAAAATGGGCCTCGGTAAAATACGGAAAGATAGCCGTGGCCCTATCGAACCACGTGATGGACTCCTGGTGCTCGCCCCGGATGGCATGCAGAATCCCCATGCCGAAATGAACGGTATGGTTCGCGGGATGCTCGCGGAGCAGCCGTTCCATCGCCGCCCGCGCCTGGTCGTGCTTTCCCCGCTGGGCCAGTTGAGCCGCATCGTTGACGGCGCGCTCGACCTCAGGGTTAATCTCGGCGATGAAATGGCCGTCCGGCAGGGTTGCGCGCGCATGGCGTGCGGCATCGTACCGCTGAGCCGTGATGCGATGCGCGCAGTCGCCGCATGCTTCGTCACGTTGTCCGGCGCAACAGAGCGGGCAGATCTCCGCCATGTCCCGCCGGTTGCATGGGCGCTTGGCTTTGCGGATTCCACAAATCGGACAGATGGATTTCATCTACAGAACTCCTTTTCCGAGCCTCCCCAGTAGCACTTTTTGTGTTCTGACTTCTCTCTGTTACATTGACCGCGCTGCGGGAAACCATCGGGTAGTCCGATTCGCAATCTTTACCAGGTGCAGCATGACGGGGACTTCGACAAGCACACCGACGATCGTGGCCAGCACGACCGGCGACGAAGCGCCGAAGAGCGAGATCGCCACCGCCACCGAGAGCTCAAAAAAATTGGACGCGCCGATCATGCCGCCCGGCGCCGCGACATCATGCGGCAGGCAGAGCTTCTGTCCCGCCCGCCAGCCAGTAGCCAGTGCAACACTGGCTACTGGCTGGCGGGACCGTTTCCTTTGGCGCTCGCTCAGACTTTTCGGGGGACACATCAAAGCCGCCTCAAGATCTCTGGCATCCTTAACAACCGAATCGTCGCCCTTAAGCGCCTCCCTGAGCCATTTCAACACCGGTTTCACAGCCTTGAGCGCCGCGCCCTGCGGCAACCGGAAGTACGCCCACCGTCCGTCCTTGCGTGAGTCCACAAGCCCCGCCGCGCTCAGGATGGACAAATGCTTGGAAACTGTGGACGGCGCCAGCCCCAGCACCGCGATGATCTGGCAGACGCACAGTTCGCCGGTCCGCAGCATCATCAGGATGCGCACGCGCTGAATATCGGACAGCGCCTTCGTGATTCGCAACGTCGACCGCATAGATTCATGGCGCATGACACCCCTACTCATTTCGTCACATAACGAACTATATCAGATTATCGCCGCAGCCGTCAAGCGCGCCGAGGCCCTTCAAAATCGGCCCTTAAAATTTCAGCTTTCCGTTTTCAGCTTTCAGGGGCGCATGGCAGTTCTGATGAGGTCGTTAATTCCTAATCGTAATCGTAATCGTAATCTTAATCTTAATCCCCCGCCCTTTGCCGATCCGGCTCGTAGACGGCTCCCGGCTCATGCACACGATCAGGGGATGTGCTACGGATCAATCCGACCAGCATGGAGACAATTCG
It encodes:
- a CDS encoding metalloregulator ArsR/SmtB family transcription factor yields the protein MSRGVMRHESMRSTLRITKALSDIQRVRILMMLRTGELCVCQIIAVLGLAPSTVSKHLSILSAAGLVDSRKDGRWAYFRLPQGAALKAVKPVLKWLREALKGDDSVVKDARDLEAALMCPPKSLSERQRKRSRQPVASVALATGWRAGQKLCLPHDVAAPGGMIGASNFFELSVAVAISLFGASSPVVLATIVGVLVEVPVMLHLVKIANRTTRWFPAARSM
- a CDS encoding tetratricopeptide repeat protein, with product MKSICPICGIRKAKRPCNRRDMAEICPLCCAGQRDEACGDCAHRITAQRYDAARHARATLPDGHFIAEINPEVERAVNDAAQLAQRGKHDQARAAMERLLREHPANHTVHFGMGILHAIRGEHQESITWFDRATAIFPYFTEAHFNKAVACQKELDIAGAIRGYRKVVEVSDPKEPEVAQAKRFLADVAAAIFKQNRTDLDTYLESQEAFDRAYALMEQGKWDQALAGFRTSAAMNDRNAPTHGNLGLCLAKLGRRADALTELDRALEIDSQYEPARQNRVAVERMQEGAPLDIARFKRVEFGKEQVLRDLEGRSWLRRLTAMFRKNQSP